A portion of the Musa acuminata AAA Group cultivar baxijiao chromosome BXJ1-1, Cavendish_Baxijiao_AAA, whole genome shotgun sequence genome contains these proteins:
- the LOC135659284 gene encoding protein NPG1-like: MGIGEFEAEGDGGEEDEMSVKEREVSVNGLSMKTSEVEAKLDDGNIQEAESSLREGLSLNYEEARALLGRLEYQRGNIEAALRVFDGIDLQAAIQRLQPSPEKPLSRRSRSHSVSIHSVSQHAASLVLEAIYLKSMSLQKLGKATEAAQECRSVLDAVEKIFQHGIPDVLVEQKLQETVSKAVELLPELWKQAGRYQEALASYRRALLSQWNLDDECCARIQKRFAVFLLYGGVEASPPSLASQIDGSFVPKNNLEEAILLLIILLRKWYLGKTQWDPSVIEHLSFALSMCGQTSVLARHFEELIPGTYARCDRWYSLALCYSAADQNHSALNLLKKLLKKDESPDYIMALLLAAKICSDDCLFSAEGVEYARRAIANAQVAYEHLKCVGLRFLGNCLGKLAKIASSDHERSSLQSEALRSLDEVVSLERHNPEILFDLALEYAEQRNTNAALRYAKEFIDATGGSISKGWKLLALVLSAQQRYSDAEIVIDAALDETVKWEQGPLLRIKAKLKVAQSLHMDAVEAYRLLLALVQAQRKSFGSFKNIIEVEDENVSEFEVWRGLANLYSGLSHWRDAEICLEKSRTLKPYSASTLHIEGRMLEAHGQMQQALATYGNALSVELDHVPSKVSIGALLSKRGSKSLPVARSFLSDALRLEPMNRLAWYYLGVIHRDEGRMVDAADCFQAASLLDESDPIESFSSLL, encoded by the exons ATGGGGATCGGGGAGTTCGAAGCGGAAGGGGATGGCGGGGAGGAGGACGAGATGTCGGTGAAGGAGCGGGAGGTCTCGGTGAACGGCCTCTCCATGAAGACCTCCGAGGTAGAGGCCAAGCTCGACGACGGCAACATCCAGGAGGCCGAGTCGTCCCTCCGGGAAGGACTCTCACTTAATTACGAG GAAGCAAGAGCACTACTAGGAAGGCTTGAATATCAAAGAGGCAACATAGAAGCTGCTCTTCGTGTATTTGATGGAATAGATCTTCAAGCTGCCATTCAGCGTTTGCAACCTTCTCCTGAGAAGCCTCTTTCGAGGCGTAGCCGCTCACATAGTGTGTCCATACATTCGGTGTCCCAGCATGCTGCTAGCCTTGTTCTTGAAGCCATCTACTTAAAGTCCATGTCTCTACAGAAGCTAGGCAAAGCTACTG AAGCTGCTCAAGAGTGTAGAAGTGTCCTTGATGCTGTGGAAAAGATATTCCAACATGGCATACCTGATGTTTTGGTTGAGCAAAAGTTGCAGGAAACTGTCAGTAAGGCTGTGGAGCTCCTTCCAGAGCTCTGGAAGCAAGCTGGTCGTTATCAGGAGGCTCTGGCTTCTTACCGGCGTGCTCTTCTAAGTCAGTGGAATCTTGATGATGAATGCTGTGCAAGGATTCAGAAAAGATTTGCTGTATTTTTGTTATATGGCGGGGTAGAGGCTAGTCCACCCAGTTTGGCATCCCAAATTGATGGTTCGTTTGTTCCAAAAAACAATTTGGAAGAGGCTATTTTACTTCTAATTATATTATTAAGGAAGTGGTACCTTGGCAAAACCCAGTGGGATCCATCAGTAATCGAGCATCTTTCGTTTGCTCTCTCCATGTGTGGTCAAACATCTGTACTTGCTAGGCATTTTGAAGAGCTCATTCCTGGAACATATGCACGGTGTGATAGATGGTACAGTTTGGCCCTATGCTATAGTGCAGCAGATCAGAATCATTCTGCATTGAACTTATTAAAaaagttattaaaaaaggatGAAAGTCCTGATTATATCATGGCATTGTTATTGGCTGCTAAGATCTGTAGTGATGACTGCCTTTTTTCAGCTGAAGGAGTAGAATATGCTCGGAGAGCTATAGCAAATGCTCAAGTTGCATATGAGCATTTAAAGTGTGTGGGTCTTCGTTTTCTAGGTAATTGTCTGGGAAAACTGGCTAAAATTGCCTCCTCAGATCATGAAAGATCTAGCTTGCAAAGTGAAGCTCTGAGATCACTTGATGAGGTGGTATCTCTCGAGCGCCACAACCCAGAAATACTTTTTGATCTAGCTCTTGAATACGCTGAACAGCGCAACACAAATGCTGCACTCCGATATGCAAAAGAATTTATTGATGCAACAGGTGGATCAATATCCAAAGGATGGAAGTTGCTTGCTTTAGTTTTATCTGCTCAGCAGCGTTACTCAGACGCTGAAATTGTCATTGATGCAGCACTGGATGAGACTGTTAAATGGGAACAAGGACCTCTACTTAGAATCAAGGCAAAACTAAAAGTGGCTCAGTCCCTACACATGGATGCAGTTGAAGCATATCGCCTTCTACTTGCTCTTGTTCAGGCCCAAAGAAAGTCCTTTGGATCTTTCAAGAATATTATAGAG GTTGAGGATGAAAATGTCAGTGAGTTTGAAGTTTGGCGAGGTCTTGCCAATCTGTACTCTGGCCTTTCACACTGGAGAGATGCTGAGATATGCTTGGAGAAATCTAGAACACTGAAACCTTACTCTGCTTCAACTCTGCATATCGAAG GTCGGATGCTGGAAGCCCATGGACAGATGCAACAAGCATTGGCTACTTATGGCAATGCCCTCTCAGTGGAGCTTGACCATGTGCCTAGTAAGGTATCAATTGGTGCTTTGCTGTCCAAAAGAGGCTCAAAATCTTTGCCAGTTGCTCGAAGCTTTCTTTCAGATGCCCTAAGACTCGAACCTATGAATCGGCTGGCATGGTATTACTTGGGAGTGATTCACAGGGATGAAGGTAGGATGGTTGATGCGGCAGACTGCTTCCAGGCAGCATCACTGTTAGACGAATCAGATCCTATAGAGAGTTTCAGTTCTCTTTTATAA